A genome region from Danio aesculapii chromosome 2, fDanAes4.1, whole genome shotgun sequence includes the following:
- the ndc1 gene encoding nucleoporin NDC1, giving the protein MFSIKQNCWFIRKVVIWRAVASIAWSVLLLPITTAVFVLLSRFSLFHPIQWISDCTNLLTVSSTIFSLMVLCAVVLITGFFNLEFYTLVPSIPCSRVALLGTVLHPLQCVHSLVYSSMGMLVMWCASVIIGGRYSTLGTPCMQSESGDVLTCLNEYHLFLLLAGAFMGYSHSFLGVVQNMYYVSFQPIQQYKYPQFKGCLPMLLKCSVIQSLYSTRNFAALYFFFGYVPRTWISSTLNLPIDSSLQPLDSLTGLLDFSLLYHLSISGTFLYFTWYLTVLLFRIYATEAYSFPVQSTFSEDAEKCLPKVVAEKSTLVMKFLALQDLALLSQHSASRRQEVFSLSQPGGHPHNWNAISGECLCLLSDLTQRLVAHQDAVASNGRVKSQSASSDTRSASSSSSVLSGMEDVPETPRPTVPLRTPGSVFKSSVGGMHSSLTAPFTPDVDSPFCSPAIRRLVGQQDPQSPWFGTVQSPHIMRRGPKLWSASTESQSNGSPPASPATAPSPPAANQKPSFLAQWLQNRKEQVKSFLAKRVLIVYLFNKLPEASSQALFADSQAHIWALQGLSHLVAASFSEDQFGVVQTTLPNILSSLVVLLEAVDRHFKLPHASSKPARSVCSMGDSTYKTLRFALRAALKTAIYKITTTFGEHLNAVNISTEHRKRLQQFLEFKE; this is encoded by the exons ATGTTTTCAATAAAACAGAATTGCTGGTTTATAAGAAAG gttGTGATCTGGAGGGCGGTGGCGAGTATTGCATGGTCAGTGCTTCTCCTGCCCATCACAACTGCAGTCTTTGTGCTCTTGAGTAGATTCAGTCTGTTTCACCCCATACAATGGATTTCAG ACTGCACAAATCTGCTTACGGTCTCCAGCACCATCTTTTCCCTGATGGTGTTGTGTGCCGTGGTTCTGATCACTGGCTTTTTCAACCTGGAGTTTTACACAC TGGTTCCCTCAATTCCATGCTCGCGTGTGGCTCTTCTGGGGACGGTGCTCCACCCGCTTCAGTGTGTCCATTCTTTAGTTTACTCCTCCATGGGCATGCTGGTAATGTGGTGTGCTTCTGTGATCATCGGCGGCCGTTACAGCACTCTTGGAACTCCCTGCATGCAAAGCGAGAG cgGTGACGTGCTGACCTGTCTGAATGAGTATCATCTGTTTCTTCTTCTGGCTGGGGCTTTCATGGGATACAGTCATAGTTTTTTGGGAGTGGTTCAGAACATGTACTATGTTTCCTTTCAACCTATACAA CAATACAAATACCCGCAGTTCAAGGGCTGTCTTCCGATGCTGCTGAAGTGCAGTGTTATTCAGTCTTTATATTCAACAAGGAATTTTGCTgctctttatttcttttttg GGTATGTTCCCAGGACCTGGATCTCCAGCACACTTAATCTACCAATAGACAG TTCTCTCCAACCGCTGGATTCACTGACTGGACTTCTAGACTTCTCCCTCCTCTACCACCTGTCTATAAGTGGCACGTTCCTGTACTTCACTTGGTACCTTACCGTGCTTCTCTTCAGGATTTATGCCACTGAG GCCTACAGTTTTCCAGTGCAATCCACGTTTTCTGAGGATGCAGAAAAGTGTCTGCCTAAAGTTGTGGCTGAAAAGAGCACACTAGTCATGAAG tttttggcTCTGCAAGACCTAGCTTTATTATCACAGCATTCTGCCTCACGAAGACAGGAGGTTTTCAGTCTGAGTCAGCCAG GTGGTCACCCTCATAACTGGAACGCCATCAGCGGGGAATGTCTGTGTTTGCTGAGCGATTTGACCCAGAGACTGGTGGCTCATCAGGATGCAGTGGCCTCTAATGGCAGAGTCAAGTCTCAGTCTGCTAGCAGTGACACCAGATCAGCCTCTTCCAGCAGCTCAG TGTTGTCAGGAATGGAGGATGTTCCTGAGACTCCTCGACCCACTGTTCCTCTAAGAACGCCTGGTTCAGTGTTTAAGTCTTCGGTTGGGGGCATGCACAGCTCTCTGACTGCTCCTTTCACTCCAGATGTTGACAGTCCTTTCTGCTCTCCCGCTATTCGGCGTCTAGTTGGCCAACAGGATCCTCAGTCTCCCTGGTTTGGGACTGTGCAAAGTCCACACATCATGAGGAGAGGCCCCAAACTCTGGAGCGCCTCCACAG AATCCCAAAGCAATGGCAGTCCTCCTGCTTCTCCTGCCACTGCTCCCAGTCctccagcagccaatcagaagcccAGCTTTCTGGCCCAGTGGCTGCAGAACCGGAAAGAGCAG GTTAAAAGCTTTTTGGCAAAGCGGGTGCTGatagtgtatttatttaacaag CTTCCAGAAGCCTCAAGCCAAGCTCTGTTTGCTGACAGCCAGGCTCATATCTGGGCTCTCCAAG GACTATCTCATCTGGTGGCAGCGTCTTTCTCTGAGGATCAGTTTGGAGTGGTGCAGACTACTTTACCAAATATTCTCAGCAGCTTGGTAGTCTTACTGGAG GCTGTTGACAGACACTTTAAGCTGCCTCATGCCTCCAGCAAACCAGCGAGGTCCGTCTGCAGTATGGGTGACTCCACTTACAAAACTCTAAGGTTTGCACTGAGAGCTGCACTAAAGACGGCCATCTACAAGATTACTACCACTTTTGGGGAACACTTGAA tgCTGTGAATATTTCAACAGAACATAGAAAACGGCTTCAGCAGTTCTTGGAATTCAAGGAATAG
- the zgc:113691 gene encoding uncharacterized protein zgc:113691: MMAAKAEKVSKYETLKLLEKCRKERDDALHRENAMREKMRLYETRMRSTEALKQKLKQLTLDNKELRKHVKVLRAEIGLEANPKFNGKTTKDIINDLHDKEIECNSLVEKAGKLSLTIDELTSELANTVTSKTLLEDQVQSLQQNLKDMTNNQRRLLKLWEDKKAQREQLSLPAIPQRPGQKPVVHKGVQTEMSISSAQILPTNAFETKNRRDLDKSRTSLERRNITLANGTHR; the protein is encoded by the coding sequence ATGATGGCTGCTAAAGCGGAAAAGGTATCCAAATACGAAACTTTAAAGCTTCTAGAAAAGTGCAGAAAGGAAAGAGACGATGCTCTGCACCGCGAGAACGCCATGAGGGAGAAGATGAGACTATACGAGACTCGGATGAGATCGACCGAAGCGCTCAAACAAAAACTCAAGCAGCTGACTTTGGACAACAAGGAGCTGCGGAAACATGTGAAGGTCCTGCGGGCTGAAATCGGCTTAGAGGCCAATCCCAAATTTAACGGGAAAACCACGAAGGACATCATTAACGACCTGCACGACAAGGAGATCGAGTGCAATTCGCTGGTTGAGAAAGCGGGGAAATTAAGTTTGACCATTGACGAGCTCACATCTGAGCTGGCAAACACCGTCACCTCTAAAACTCTCCTGGAGGACCAGGTCCAGTCCCTGCAGCAGAACCTGAAGGACATGACTAACAACCAGCGGCGGCTCCTCAAACTCTGGGAAGACAAGAAGGCTCAGCGGGAGCAGCTCTCACTGCCCGCCATTCCACAGAGACCCGGACAGAAACCCGTGGTTCACAAAGGCGTCCAGACGGAGATGTCCATCAGCTCAGCTCAGATTTTACCCACGAACGCCTTTGAGACTAAGAACCGCCGAGACCTCGATAAAAGCAGAACCAGCCTGGAAAGACGCAACATAACTTTAGCGAACGGCACACACCGATAA